The DNA region GGTTGGTGATCCACCTTGAAGAACACGGACACGCCCTCCGTCCAAGCCAATGGGGAACCTCGCAGTTGCTCCAGTTCCTGAGCATTCCACAACAAGCCAAAAGTGTTACCGATGTCATCCCAAAATGGCGTTGTGAACTCCATGATGATTTTGTtcactgttccaaaatggattccCTTGATGGCATTTTGTTTGGAGGACGGCAACGGTGGACTAAACATGGAGTCGTGATTTTCCTTGAGAACACCAATAGATGTTGTTACAACTATGTGCGTGGCTTCGTGCTGCGATTCGTCAGCACAAGTTACGGTTATGGGAGGTCCGTCTGGTCCGTTACTCCAGTTGATGTTGGTgacaaatttgttgaatttgataaaatcttGTATCGGAATTGGTTCACCAGTTTGAACCGGATGACTGTTCTGCAATGTTTAAAAGACAATACagttaaatgaaaatttcatgaTTACTCAGGAGTTTTACCATAAGTAACGCCAGTATGCTCTTGTATCCCTTTCCTTTCCAACTAAGGGTTTGATCGCCATCACATTCCTCATCTACAACACTTCCAGCTGCAGACATTTCATTCCAAGAGTCCATCGCAATGTAGCCACGCTGGTAGTTATGGAAGAACACCAGGAACTGCTGGATCAATTCTTCGTCAATGTCCTGGTTATTCGCCTCGGCCATCGCTTCCCTAAACCGGTCCGTTACAAACTTCCCAAGCGTTCCCTGGTACGTTTTAATTTCTTCCAACTCCATAATCCCAAAAGCTACCTCCATCAACCGATCAGTAAGTTCCTGCGGAACCAACTCACCATTGCTTCGGATTATCACATTCCCCGCAGCCACAACGGATGGTTCCAGCAATCCCAACGGACCAGCCATTTCGTACACGACGTTGTTCTTCTCCCCATGACACCACTGACCTCCCAAGTCAACCACGGTTGCTCCAAACGGAACGGTATGAACACGTCCACCAATCCGATTGTTTGCTTCCAAGATCTCCAAGTTTCGAAATCCCTTACGGAATAGTCGAGTTGCCGCGGCAATGCCAGCTGCTCCGGAACCCACAATCAATATCTTTGAGTTCATGATgtcgttaaaaattcttactcAATAAGCAGTATGTCGTTCTTAATCGCTTACCGACTTGAGCTAAACTGATTAAATTTCACGATGAACGACTGAATAAATGTGTGTGTGATTTTTGTATTGGTAACCTCAGCACCGAGTGCTGATAAATGCTCGGTTATCtttatttttgcacatttttttacttcCTCAAAATCCCAACCTATCCCAAGTTGTGGTGAAAATATAGCAGTGTGTAAGTATCACTTACTAAGCAGATACTACCACCACACTTTATTAGATCGACAATATTTAAGTATTTGCGGTTTCCATATCTATAAACGTATTTTTGTTCACACGTAGCACGTGTGATTAACTTGAATCACAGTTGTGTGAGCTTAATGAAGTATGATATTATCTTTCATGTTGATTTATATCCTGGTTACTAATGTTTTCTTTAATAAAAATTGTCATGTTGATTCAACACCATtcctgatcattttttttttaattttcgtgaaaaaatctaaaacaataTCGTCCCATTGAACGAGCTGTTATAGAACATTATCTGCAAAAATGCTGAGAAATAACTGCGGCCaatttggatttttgttttgttttgtattttcaaggtaggggagagtggggagacttgatccccggggacacttgatcccaagcctgtatctcgtcagcatgtgggtaaaacaattagctatgttctagaaagttgtgcgaaattaactaaaactcattgtagaaaacaaagaaaacaaattaaaaatgtttagattgagttacacacatttttcgaagaagtgctgcaaaaaacttccaagagatcttttttctttgttttgataagtatagaaaacactcaaaaattattcaaaaaaatatttttaatgcatgaattgtttgatatacTATCAACTCTAAAACCCTTACGCAAtcgatgttaaatttatcgtcatactatttttacaatcaattgtttaaaaatatgcgtttagggagatttgatccctgcatttttaaagtcgctggaatcagcctcaagattaattaattgggctggggtTTCATACATAGTTCCCTTTAGTATAgctgtacataacttactgcagttaaaaccttttttcaaaagttttgtaaacaaaaatttccagctttcgTAAACATGCCTAATTTTGgtcttaaaaataatatattcagtttttaaatattttacatactaaacatgttatgttttgaacacaaacgtacaggttttatgtgaaattgctgtaacttatagaaaattgaaagtttgactgaataagaaacattttgcttaagatttcttcaaaatgctgaaagggggatcaagttacccctaaaattgttgaaatgccggtttaaaatatttttttaaaacgcttggcatgattcgaaaagtttatctgatgaaatacccttattagccaaacatagatgaatgtttaagctttcaattcatacaaaaagtttatagttttgtgagaaattgacagagttatgtgcgatacaaaaaaaggggatcaagtctccccactctcccctacctaTGTTTCTAATATTCTAGATGCAATCTTcatttaaggtgaaacgggaagcCTTTTTCGAGTTTTTGGAATCACCTTTTAGAAAAAAGCGAAAATTTTGTTGCAGGCTAAAGATAGGACGAAAGCAAACAATCTGTCGACTTCAGAAATAGATTTAAGTGAACTGGGAGTTTGATAGGAACGAATGTCCCCAAAATTTCCTTTTGGTTATTTTCGCTcacatgtttttaaaaggtatttattttataaatgtttAAGGTTAAGATATTTCTTCAGCATTTTGTAATTATGAGACAAAATTAATCGTTTCTCTGCAGTCTAAGATTTAAGCTCACAAAATTTACCCGTTTTGTAACATTCTAGTATTTGTAACTCGCTCTTGATTTGatatacaattttccatacctATTGCTTACAAAAGCATAAAATCGTTCTATCAACATCAGCtttgaaacatatttaaaaaaggggTTAACCACAATAAGGTTTGtggtaattgggtcctaaaatgaagcttggatttctgatattattgtttacagcgataaagcttatttttgtgagtacaatgaccctttgtacgaccacatagagtttaaaatggatttttaaatcaattttgaaaaattaacctcgcggtccttcttgacagaaaagctcctacttgacagctcgttccaaggggaccatagttgatccatcgaaaaaatgttgtctagtcaaaaaaaaaattcgcattaaaatgaaaaaaagtgatcagaaatggttttttatcgtgttttttaccgttgtacataaaaatttacatagggctttagtacccaattttagCCACACACTTGATACTTTTGTTTTCAAACCTCCACAGtgtaaaatgtcactttttcttaAGTTTATGTTCCTTCCAAAGTttatgaaacaaatatttttttggcttaaaaaaacttgttttttttattacttacattgaaatttcacatgactttaaaatatgtttcaacTGCTTCAATAATAATGTTAAGGTAAAGTTACACATTTGTCCAGACACAAATTTTGTCCGTATTATCagatgttttgttacaattttaagCTGTGTACTGGGTGATTTTTGGTAATCACTTTTTAAACCAAATGATGTCACTTTATACCACCGCTAGTCAAACGCAACCAACCAGTTAGATATGAACCACTGAGTGCATCGCATCGTACAGCGTTTTCTGTTGGCTGCGAAATTGTCCAGTATGGACGAGAAAATAATCATCATCGGTGCCGGAGCAGCGGGAATCGCCTCTGCTGCACGACTTTACAAGAAAGGATTTCGAAACCTGGAAATTCTGGAAGCAACGAACCGCATCGGGGGACGCATCCAAACCGTTCCTTTTGGGGCCAACGTGGTCGATCTGGGTGGCCAGTGGTGCCATGGTGAGAAAGGGAACGCCGTGTACCAGCTGGCTGGTCCGCTGGGCCTGCTGGAATCGTCCATCGTTTCCGACGACAACGTGATACTCCGAAGCAACGGTGAACTGGTTCCGCAGGACATCGCCGATCGAATGATGGCCATTTCCGAGAAAATTATGGAATCGAAAGAAATTGAGAGGTACACGGGCACCCTGGGACAGTACTTTACGGAACGCTTCATGAAGACGATGGAACTGCCCAAAAATCGTGACATTGGCGAGGAGCTTATTCAGCAGTTTTTGGCTTATTTTCATAACGAGCAGCGCGGGTTTATTGCGATTGACTCGTGGTACAATCTGACGGCTGCCGGAAGTGCCGCGGACGAGGAGTGCGAAGGTGATCAGGAGCTCAGCTGGAAGGGCAAAGGATACAGGAGTGTGTTGGAGCTGCTTTTGGTAAGCTAGTGGGCTGTTTGCAAAATGCTTCGTATTTTCTTAAatcaaaatactgaaaaaaaaaattaaaattcatgtaGCGgggagtggggagacttgatcccatttttttgtatcgcacataactctggcaatttctcacaaaactatgaacgttttgcatgaattgaaagtttgAACATTCagctatgtttggctgataagggtatttaatCAGATGAGCTCTTGAAgcgcttgaaaaacatattttaaaccggcattatCAAAATGTAAACTTGattcccctttcaacatttcaaagaaatcttaagcaaaatgtttcttagtCATCAAAACTCttgattttctataagttacagcaattccaCATAacacctgtacgtttgtgttaaaaatataacaaggtcagtatgtaaaatatttaaaaacttaaattatttttattaggaccaaaattgagcatgtttaccaGTAATAAGCGAAAACAAACCAGCAGAAATAAGTTGCTGGATTCGAATTTGCTCAGCCGCTGGTTTCAGCGAAAACCTTCACTGGTTCAGTGTAATTTTTCGCAAATATCAGCAAAATCAAACCAGGAAAATCCTCCTGCTGATTTGTCCCTTTCCGTGAGATATGTTATCTTtccaattacatttttttgcaataaaatgataaaaaaaagtgatccgaAATGGGTTTAAGCTTGGTTTTGAGCGTGTTTCCGTCGTTTTCACcgttcagtttttgctttttgggtgttttttaatgcccctgactcaaagcggtttcaaaaacacccaaaaagaaaaaaactggaattttggtttatttgaccttttaataaaaaaaaactccagaaatttacGTTACTGCCATTATTGCTGCCAAAATATTTGACACCAGAAAATCTAGCGAAATGTTGTGCTATTTCTAGCGTAATTCTAGCACAGCATATGAGGTGGCGTTAGTGTATAAGCCGCcatgtttttacataaaattttcaaaccatgTTGTTCTAGCTGCTACGTCGGTTGTCTGTGATTCTAGGCACACTGAAAGAAAAGCacatagcaatatcacatgttttgCACATGAATCTACCCCATACGACTTAgcatgtgaatgtcatgtgtaaatcacttgaaaaaaatccaacGCTCGAACCGGCAAATCTAAATGCAAAACACGTGAATTTGACGTGAATGTTCACATGACTTTTGAATGAGTGTGCACAtgaatttcaaatgattttgtaGTATACATGCAATGGTTTTCCAGTGCTTTTTATGTGAGCTGAATATTGTatatatttcgatttatttttaaatattttttactggGATTATATGTTTTAATTAACACGTTTTTATTGATacatgaaataaataataattacaaattatttgaatccattttttttgcaCTTCACTTATtactttctttttaaaaaaaacaggtggAATTATCAGTACACGATCGGTGTCGACGGCACATTTtactggtagcagattccggtAACGCTTGTGGTGGTATCGCTGCACCAGCAGGAACCGTTACTTGAAGCCGTGAAACTGTTGACGGCGGTTCTTGGAGGCCTCCACAAACTCGACCTTGATGATCTGGGTCGAGTGGCCTAGGGTGACGAGAAGCCATGTCGCCCAGCACCGCGTCACGAAATTGCCAAATCGTACCGCAGCCAGATTTCGACGTTGTCGGATCAATCGGCCAATACAGTGTCGGTGCTGAGAGAAAACAAACTCAGGAgccaaattttcgctgtttttCTATAAAATACTTACCAACAAGTTCTAGTACGATTAAATTTAtgatatacaaaaaaattaaaattatggtagaAGAATTAATACGCAAATTGGACCGTCTTCGTCCGTCGCCATCTTacgaataaatattttttcatcaaacaccttCAATAACCAGTACATTTCAATCTCACGTGATTTTCACTATGAAATCAAGGGAAAAGTGGTATGGGGCGAATCCAagtgaaattctattgaatccAAAGTGAACACCAAgcgaaaaaagaatgaaaaaaatctcgcTTGCGATCAGCTGTTTTCAAATGATAATCACATAAATGTCACATGAAAAACACATCGAGGTCAAGGGAAAAACATGGCAAATTATCGTGCTGATTTTTGGAGCAGCTCACGTGAAAAAGCACATGACTTTGCTATGTGAGATTTTTTCAGtgcaatagagctttatgacgtttcgcgtacgcacactagcgcatcaTTTGGTTTTGCtagctgacaaaatttaacctcactttattttcgtgtacttacacgcaatacatacgcacgtagaatgCTCTATTCTTTACCTACTACACTGGCAGAGGTAGCTGCAGAAATAAAAGTTGTCATTCTTATCTCAAAGTTAATAACCAATGACAGTGCTCaacgaaaaacgaagttgactttatagctgtcggccaccattgctagtaccaaccactagtgtcttcctctTAACTACAaagacttcgccgccctgggctcctaagtgtttgagtacggcacggagcgacggcgccggatacccatatttacacttagaattttgagagcgcccgccgcgggattcgaaccagcaacctctggattgtgagtccagtgcgcggtccaagtgatccacacgggcgggagcTCAacgagtttttggaaaaaatgcaaataagaaGCAACATTTGTGTATTGAAATGGCACAGTTTAGTAGTCTAAGTGATATCATTTAGTTGAAATCAAATGTTCGCATAATGCTGGATAAtcagaaaaagtaaaaaactgggtgctgaatagtggttcgcaaaacggcctcaattttgaactgtcaaagtggaatcAATTTACTTTtcaccaaaagtagagagtattgtaatcgatcattaaaaatcgtttcgtttttttttaatccaagaatGAAAAGATTGTGGCATTTAAATACCTGGAGtttaagtcaagaaatcttaagaaagttgaaagcaagatcgtcattttttaatgattatggagtcgatgcggttgtatccatccagaaattatcttaattgtttgattccgtttgaaaacctactcaaaacttgaaaacaaacacaatttgccagcaaaaaatgtcaaaacacgacaaaataaaacacataccaaTGAATATAAAAAGcccatttaccagtaagaaaaagtcatgcttgtgctcgAACAGCGTCCtattttgtagatgtaaacaaagtgggatcattcaaaaatcacgttacgcattctctctattcatcacccaggtaaAAATCCAACGTGTAAATAAACATAAACCTTGGTGTGATGCGGAAATATCTTTCGTCTCTCACCTGCTGAAGTTTACAGTacttttattatcatttttacGTTGGACCAGTGGATTAACTGCCAAAACCAGCAAAACAAAATTGGTTGGCATAAGCGGCTGCAGCCGTTAAAAACCAACAAATCGTTCCCTGAAACCAGCGAAAAGATCTCCTAGTATATTTTTGAATCCGGCAGCTTTTTTCGAACCAGCCAAAAAATCACTGATTCTAGCAAAACCGATCCTTCAAACAGCGAATTTTTCTACTATACCATTCCATAGTTTTACTGGTTCGTTCAAACACGAAACTTTGAGCGATTCCAGCTAATTTTTCTGCAGGCTAAAAataacgaaattgaaaaaatggtttatttggccttttaaaaaaCACTAAAGATGCTATTTAATCCTACGCAGTCCATTTCCGGAAACGTAAATTGAATAGTTGtgaatatatttattatattaattATATTTGTCTGTGAATGAAATAACTGCTTAAACGCATTATATATTTCAATGCCATAATTAATGATTAGATCATTCTGAATCGAAGGTAATCAATAATCAAGTTTCATCGCTGCAAATCAGTTGAAAATCGCACGTACAGTGAATTAGTAAAGCTTTTAATTCCTTAAGCAAAATTTTATTATGGACTCAAAAATAATTATCATCGGTGCCGGAGCAGCGGGAATCGCTGCAGCTTCACGACTTTACACTAAAGGATTTCAAAGCTTGGAAATTCTGGAAGCAACGAACCGCATTGGGGGACGCATCAACACGGTTCGGTTTGGGGTCAACGTGGTCGATTTGGGTGGCCAATGGTGCCACGGAGAGAGGGGAAACGTTGTGTACGATCTGGCGGGTCCGTTGGGGCTGTTGGAACCATCTTTAACGTTTGAAAAAGTGGTTCTGATCAGGAGCAACGGTGAGCAGGTTCCGCAGAACATCAGCGATCGAATATTGAAGGTCGGCGAGAAAATTATGAAATCGAAAGAAATTGCGAGATTCAAGGGTATACTGGGAGAGTACTTTATTGAACGATTCTTAAATGAGATGAATGTTGCTGAAAATTATGGTATTGATGAGAATTTGGTTCAGAAGTTTTTGATTTACTTTCATAACGATCTACGTGAGATATTTGCAATTGACTCGTGGTATGAGCTTACAGCTGCCGGAAGTGCAACATTTAAAGAGTGTGAAGGGTACCAGGAGCTCGGTTGGAAGGGGGAAGGATATAAGATTGTACTAGACTTGCTTATGGTAGGATAAAAATGGACTCAATGTTGAAGACAGCATAACTGAACAGtgaaatttacagatttttttatttctttccaGCGGAGACATCCAGCCCAAAACGACGTATCGATTCCTGTGGAAAAATTcaccaaattcaacaaatttgtcACCAACATCAGCTGGTATAACGGCCCAGATCGTCCCCTGGTCGTAACATGCGCAGACGGTACGCAGCACGAAGCTGCCCACGTGATCGTGACCAGCTCGATCGGTGTCCTGAAAGAGAATCTACGAACCATGTTCACTCCCCAGTTGCCGATGGCCAAACAGAAAGCCATCAAGGGAATCTACCTGGGCACGGTGAACAAAATCATCATGGAGTTTGGCAAGCCATTTTGGAAGTCTTTGGGCAACGTGTTCGGGCTGATGTGGGAGCAAGAGGACCTGGAACAGTTGCGGCACTCGAAGTTCGCCTGGACCGAGGGAGTTTCGATGTTTCTTAAGGTGGACCGTCAACCGAACCTCTTGGTTGCGTGGATGATTGGCTCGGAAGGACGGCAAGCGGAACAGCTGCCCGATAAGGAGATTATCGACGGAATGATGTTTCTactgaaaaagtttttcaaaaataaggacGTGGAGAGACCAATCCGGATGATCAGGTACGAAATTGTAATCAAAATTGTGTCTGTAACAACACCATTATTTTTGTTCACTCCTCAGATCAAAATGGTCCAGCGATAAGAACTTCCGGGGGTCCTACTCGAGCCGATCGTTAACCACGGAAGCCCTCAAGACAGGACACGATAAAATGGCGGTACCGGTTAAAAACTCCGAAGGCAAGCCTGTGCTAATGTTTGCCGGTGAAGCCACCAGTGAGGAGTACTTTGGGACGGTGCACGGGGCCATTGCGAGTGGGTGGCGGGAAGCTGATCGAATCGTTGAGTACTATGAGGAATAGTGTTttctttttgaattaaatatttcagaaaattattATTATCTTAATTTTCACTCTGGTCACCAATAAATCTGACCCGAATTTACTACAAAACCGACCTAAAACAAACttattatcttgaaaaaaatcaactgacCGATTCTTTGGCTCCGTTTATTTATTTCGTTTTGGCCACAAGAAAGtctatgaaaaaaaactcttcatatgcatatgcattttcatcgtaatagcaatttttgaatcttgataaaaaattatttttttatttagaaaattacactacaaattcaaaaaaagggaaaatagGTGAAGCTTCGCTAACAATCGATCAACAACctaactaacaggatatcgtttcaataaaattacaattaaaattACAACAACCGTGCGTCTCCTTCAAAATTCaccgctttttttttgttcgatggaAACGCATAGTACTTTAACATTTCGATGctcgtgtgctctcttgtactattTGGATAGGGATTTCAGTAAGCTTTGCAAATAATCAAGTAAAAAAagcatgcaatgtaaacaaGAACAAACAAATAATGACTGAACATTTCGTGCATTGTCCCTaaatttggttgaagttggttgccggCTTTCCGAGTTACCATCAAAAATGTATGATGCAGTAGGGTCAAGGGGGttgattaattttgaaatagtagttcatgcaacaagttgtaaaaagaagattttttcagcacgagttgaaCAACTATCCaatccgagttggataaataagacgagtgttgaaaaaatcaagttttgcaacgagttgcttgcaacatttttttaattccgaaaaacgctttttaatggaatttttaGTCAAACATCCATGTGCTAAGTTAATTCACcggtcaaaacaaaaaaaaaatattgaaaaatgttacttttcgatactatttttgaaaaattctacttttcagcactggcattaaaaggtattaattttccattctgttattttgggtagggaaaagtaggccatttcgtttctccagaaaaaCAAGAAAGGTTCACAGCACAACGTTTTTAGAACTGTTTTGGTTTATCGAGTTGGCTAGGACATACGGACGTCAAGGAgggccctcagtcgtgtggtgttcgtgggggagatcggttggcgaatcgacgcgcgagattccgcgagaaagtgctagaagcttcttgaatttattgatagaATGCTTTGCGTCGTCGTGTATATATTGTATATATTGTCTTTCTGTTGTTTGCGGTCCGGACTGGGTAAATTCGTGGTGAAGTTTGTTGCAAAGAAGTCGTACACGAAGACTTTCATGCAATCGATTGAAACAGTTACATCAGCACTATTTGAGGTTTACATGATAACGAACAATACGTTGCCTAAAATTTCATTTAGTTTAGAAAGCTCTTCCCTTAGCATCGTGGCTCGGATGGCAGGTCGacggtaagaagtaaaaaaattaCGGGATTGAATATATAATTAAGTCCGTCGAAGCTCGAAAGGCAAcgaagatgaatcctgaccttccctttccttccccgcacgcactactcatctgttggtttactgtgtaacttcagctgatccgtcaataacggagtagcagctcaattgcagtcaaccatgcttatGCTCATGCTAGGACACACGGACGTCAACCTTAAGCGGAGATCAAACGTtagcttcttcttctttttcttaatATTTGGATCGGCGATCGTATTATTCCGAACGATTGCTTTAAAACAGGGTTGCTGAAatggaatcaaaacaataccgtctacaagcACAAACTACTGCaatttcccacattgacgcgcccttttcttctagccgtctcgactctgaccctcgctggtcaaaggtttacgagccgtttccacaccagctaggtcatcatgaaaatcaagccaacgtggaggtaagaaaataggacacttgcaaggaaccagagccatgctgtttgaCCAAGTTGAGgcaacagcactacggatgtagttgggctccgtccgggatgttcctcgcctgggtgTCAACCGaagagtatcatcagtatcatgcaccaTTGGCCTTGCAGGCCAATAATTatatattaacaaaaaataatttaaaaagcatgcaaaagtttttaaaaaatcctttatttaaaaaaaaattaaaaaaaatcaagcaatttttctttgtcgatttttcttaaaattatgttttgataGCAATTGTTTCAAAATGGTGGGAAAGCTTTAAGTgccgagaaattaaaagtgagcacACACCAGGGTGACCActaaaattccattttcaaattcccgactttttcccgacttttttccagacttttcaaacaaaaaactttctataagaaaagtcaatattaaccaccaaaaaaaatctctatgaatttaaaaaaaatgcaaatgtaGGCATTTaggcaaataaagaaaacttaaaaaatgtaatttcattattatgattcagagtagaaacacaaacaattagtctatgaaaaaataatcgaaagttataacttccatggtattttctaaattgacaaacgtatagtttttgatatttttgtttaagactgattaaaacataattgctgttattattcaataaaaggattcaaaaaaaagtttcggaattcataaaagaaaatgtttttgccaagttccctttttaattttgtaatttttgatattgaattttttaatcaatgttaatttatctggtggtcagtatttaactgttctttttttcaatgaaaattcagctttatatgattttatgttttcccacttattttaagcaaaatgtttgaaaagacaattttttaaaagaattttgcaataactcaaaa from Culex quinquefasciatus strain JHB chromosome 3, VPISU_Cqui_1.0_pri_paternal, whole genome shotgun sequence includes:
- the LOC6040622 gene encoding peroxisomal N(1)-acetyl-spermine/spermidine oxidase, with amino-acid sequence MNSKILIVGSGAAGIAAATRLFRKGFRNLEILEANNRIGGRVHTVPFGATVVDLGGQWCHGEKNNVVYEMAGPLGLLEPSVVAAGNVIIRSNGELVPQELTDRLMEVAFGIMELEEIKTYQGTLGKFVTDRFREAMAEANNQDIDEELIQQFLVFFHNYQRGYIAMDSWNEMSAAGSVVDEECDGDQTLSWKGKGYKSILALLMNSHPVQTGEPIPIQDFIKFNKFVTNINWSNGPDGPPITVTCADESQHEATHIVVTTSIGVLKENHDSMFSPPLPSSKQNAIKGIHFGTVNKIIMEFTTPFWDDIGNTFGLLWNAQELEQLRGSPLAWTEGVSVFFKVDHQPNLLVAWIIGPEGRQAELLSDDQVIDGMMFLLKKFFKNKTIERPINMIRSKWSSDKHFRGSYSSVSLATEALKTGHNELAAPVLAESTGMPVLLFAGEATNGEHFGTVHGAIESGWREADRIIKYYRDQGCCEAL
- the LOC6040623 gene encoding spermine oxidase, with translation MDEKIIIIGAGAAGIASAARLYKKGFRNLEILEATNRIGGRIQTVPFGANVVDLGGQWCHGEKGNAVYQLAGPLGLLESSIVSDDNVILRSNGELVPQDIADRMMAISEKIMESKEIERYTGTLGQYFTERFMKTMELPKNRDIGEELIQQFLAYFHNEQRGFIAIDSWYNLTAAGSAADEECEGDQELSWKGKGYRSVLELLLRRHPAQNDVSIPVEKFTKFNKFVTNISWYNGPDRPLVVTCADGTQHEAAHVIVTSSIGVLKENLRTMFTPQLPMAKQKAIKGIYLGTVNKIIMEFGKPFWKSLGNVFGLMWEQEDLEQLRHSKFAWTEGVSMFLKVDRQPNLLVAWMIGSEGRQAEQLPDKEIIDGMMFLLKKFFKNKDVERPIRMIRSKWSSDKNFRGSYSSRSLTTEALKTGHDKMAVPVKNSEGKPVLMFAGEATSEEYFGTVHGAIASGWREADRIVEYYEE